From a region of the Blastopirellula marina genome:
- a CDS encoding prolyl oligopeptidase family serine peptidase, translating into MRAIPLLFVGLISLLLPHGGNLAMAQTATETPSDDPNLWLEDVTGEKALDWVKEQNKESTAQLTESEDFQQLQEKILKILNSNERIPFVVKRGPYYYNFWQDGEHPRGLWRRTTPEEYKKENPKWDVIIDVDALGKEEGENWVWHGVSLLRPDYRHAIVKLSRGGADADIKREFDMETREFVKDGFYLPEAKSRVSWKDKDTLIVGTNFGEGSLTDSGYPRIVKEWKRGTELSEAKTIFEGEKSDVSVTGIYDETPGFEREFVSRAITFYTSKLWEVKNGELVEIEKPDDAEVNVHREWIFVQPRSTWEVGGKTYEPGALLVGNYDDYMAGKREFTVLFEPTDRKSLAGYSPTKNHLIVNELDNVRNKLYLWTPGKDGKWKSEPLPGAPEFGSISAGAVDEEESDEFFLTVTDYTLPTTLYLGTCGDAKLEKLKSLPAFYDATGMVVEQFEATSKDGTKIPYFQVSHKDLKLDGKNATLLYGYGGFEVPLTPNYSATTGTAWLTEGGVFVVANIRGGGEFGPKWHQAALKENRHKAYEDFIAVAEDLIARKVTTPEHLGVMGGSNGGLLTGNMLVLRPDLWGAVVSQVPLLDMKRFHMLLAGASWMGEYGNPDDPEQWEFMQTFSPYHLVKKDVKYPNTLFTTSTRDDRVHPGHARKMVARMKEMGHPVLYYENIEGGHAGAADNKQRAFMTALTYEFLKQQLMGK; encoded by the coding sequence ATGCGTGCGATCCCCCTGCTGTTCGTTGGTTTGATCTCACTTCTTTTGCCTCACGGAGGAAACCTCGCTATGGCGCAAACGGCCACGGAAACCCCGTCCGATGACCCTAATCTCTGGCTGGAAGACGTCACCGGCGAAAAGGCTCTCGACTGGGTCAAAGAGCAAAACAAAGAAAGCACCGCGCAGCTGACCGAGTCAGAAGACTTTCAGCAGTTGCAAGAAAAAATTCTGAAGATCCTCAACTCGAACGAGCGGATTCCCTTTGTCGTCAAACGTGGTCCTTACTACTACAACTTCTGGCAAGACGGCGAGCATCCGCGTGGCCTGTGGCGTCGCACGACCCCTGAGGAATACAAGAAGGAGAACCCCAAATGGGACGTCATCATCGATGTCGATGCCCTCGGTAAGGAAGAAGGGGAAAACTGGGTCTGGCACGGTGTCTCGCTACTGCGGCCTGATTATCGTCACGCGATCGTGAAGCTCTCGCGCGGCGGTGCCGATGCCGACATCAAACGCGAGTTCGATATGGAAACGCGTGAGTTCGTCAAAGACGGCTTCTACCTTCCGGAAGCCAAGAGCCGTGTCTCGTGGAAAGATAAAGACACCTTGATCGTCGGTACCAACTTCGGCGAAGGCTCGCTCACCGACTCTGGCTACCCGCGGATCGTCAAAGAGTGGAAGCGTGGCACCGAACTGTCCGAAGCCAAGACGATCTTCGAAGGGGAAAAGAGCGACGTCAGCGTCACCGGCATCTACGACGAAACGCCTGGCTTCGAGCGTGAGTTCGTCAGCCGCGCGATCACTTTCTATACCAGCAAGCTGTGGGAAGTGAAAAATGGCGAACTGGTCGAAATCGAAAAGCCGGACGATGCCGAAGTGAACGTCCACCGCGAGTGGATCTTCGTCCAGCCTCGCAGCACATGGGAAGTGGGCGGCAAGACCTACGAGCCAGGTGCCCTGCTGGTGGGCAACTACGACGACTACATGGCTGGTAAGCGCGAATTCACCGTGCTGTTCGAGCCGACCGATCGCAAGTCGCTGGCCGGTTACAGCCCGACGAAGAATCACTTGATCGTCAACGAACTGGATAACGTCCGCAACAAGCTCTACCTGTGGACGCCGGGCAAAGATGGCAAGTGGAAGAGCGAGCCCCTGCCCGGTGCGCCGGAGTTCGGTTCGATCTCGGCCGGTGCCGTTGATGAAGAAGAGTCGGACGAATTCTTTCTGACCGTGACCGACTATACGCTACCCACCACGCTCTACCTGGGGACCTGCGGCGATGCCAAACTCGAAAAACTGAAGTCGCTGCCGGCGTTCTACGATGCTACAGGCATGGTGGTCGAACAGTTCGAGGCGACTTCGAAGGACGGGACCAAGATTCCTTACTTCCAGGTTTCGCACAAAGACTTGAAGCTCGACGGCAAGAACGCCACCCTGCTCTACGGTTACGGTGGTTTTGAAGTTCCACTGACTCCAAACTACTCGGCCACCACCGGCACGGCCTGGCTGACCGAAGGTGGCGTCTTCGTCGTGGCCAATATCCGCGGCGGCGGCGAGTTTGGACCGAAGTGGCACCAGGCCGCTCTGAAAGAAAACCGCCACAAAGCGTACGAAGACTTTATTGCCGTGGCCGAAGATCTGATTGCCCGTAAGGTTACCACGCCTGAGCATCTCGGCGTGATGGGTGGCTCGAACGGTGGTCTGCTGACTGGCAACATGCTGGTGCTGCGGCCTGACCTGTGGGGCGCGGTGGTCAGTCAGGTTCCGCTGCTGGATATGAAGCGGTTCCACATGCTGTTGGCCGGTGCCAGTTGGATGGGCGAATACGGTAATCCCGACGACCCTGAGCAATGGGAATTCATGCAGACCTTTTCGCCGTATCACCTGGTGAAGAAGGATGTGAAGTACCCCAACACGCTCTTCACTACCAGCACCCGCGACGACCGCGTTCATCCTGGTCATGCTCGGAAGATGGTTGCCCGGATGAAAGAGATGGGGCACCCAGTTCTCTACTACGAGAACATCGAAGGAGGCCACGCCGGCGCCGCCGACAACAAGCAACGCGCCTTCATGACGGCCCTGACCTACGAGTTCCTCAAACAGCAACTCATGGGCAAATAG
- a CDS encoding efflux RND transporter permease subunit, whose product MIQFFLNNPVKVSVGVLLVALFGVVALMRMPMALTPEVETPTISIETKWPGASPQEIEQEIVVEQEEQLKSVEGISKMTSESSDSQAKITLEFLVGTNMDEALLKVNSRLAQVPDYPEDADQPVITTANSSDRPIAWFVLSARRPSDAEYAELRKMHPELKEAIDEVQYAPNIGVQMLKLRRAAEKYPEFQELMPPESLDIQTLKRFAEDEIEARFERVKGVSQSNVIGGLEDEIQVIVHPERLAARSLTVSDVRRVLSGQNEDTSAGDFWEGKRRWVVRTLGQFRTPEQVENQLLAVRDGVPVYVRDIGEVQHGYKKPTGIMRRFGESAIGINCVRETNANVLDVMDGLRHVCQELDEGLLKSRGLQLVQVYDETDYIYSSVDLVRQNIFIGGALTICVLMLFLHLGARTLLLIPPAMALAIASATVSGWLFIPCLILLITAGFWFARGALVVALAIPTSIIGTFLILGVLGRSLNVISLAGLAFAVGMLVDNAVVVLENIYRHYQMGEPPLKAASKGTQEVWGAVFASTATTVAVFLPIVFIQEEAGQLFRDIALAISAAVALSLVVSMSVIPTAASRLFHRTPKHKRGAIEKQNGQLPRHANAAASGIEAGISNAGSSTIEAIVSLNRWLMGSVTRRVAIIALILVGTVGISWALWPKVEYLPTGNRNLVFGILLPPPGYNIDQLMTLGETVEEELKPYWDVDPTDPAVQNAKYPAISDFFFVARGRQVFMGLRTYDDQRCGELVPLVASVGAKLPGTFAVAKQSSLFERGLTAGRTVEIEITGPELDKLVELGGEMLMRVKGAGPFTGKGLIPDAQVRPVPSLDLSSPELHIEPKLVQAAEMGVSSADLGYTANALIDGAYAGDYFLDGKKIDLTIIGETNFADSTQKIGALPIATPGGELVPLAALADVNISSGPEQINHRERLRSIAIEVSPPEMMPLENAMQLISTQLVDPMVAEGKIPAGYRVGLSGTADKLTDTWKSLWVNVVLALVITYLLMAALFESWIYPFVIILSVPLGAVGGVMALALLNLFYFQSLDVLTMLGFVILIGTVVNNPILIVHQALNHMREDGMDLNEAVLESVRSRIRPIFMTTMTTVLGLMPLVLFPGSGSELYRGLGSVVLGGLLVSTFLTLILVPSLFSLTVEAYDALVAPWRRDEDDDLPLGGLEDDEFQPHSQPEYAAAPSHQ is encoded by the coding sequence ATGATTCAGTTTTTCCTCAATAATCCGGTGAAAGTCTCTGTGGGGGTGCTGCTGGTGGCGCTCTTCGGAGTGGTCGCTTTGATGCGCATGCCGATGGCGTTGACCCCTGAGGTCGAGACCCCCACGATCTCGATTGAAACGAAGTGGCCCGGTGCGAGTCCTCAGGAAATCGAACAAGAGATTGTCGTCGAGCAGGAAGAGCAACTCAAAAGCGTCGAGGGCATCAGCAAGATGACCTCCGAAAGCAGCGACTCGCAGGCCAAGATCACGCTTGAATTCCTGGTCGGTACGAACATGGACGAAGCGCTGCTCAAGGTGAACAGCCGCCTGGCCCAAGTGCCGGACTACCCGGAAGATGCCGACCAGCCGGTGATTACAACGGCGAACTCTTCCGATCGCCCGATTGCCTGGTTCGTACTCAGCGCCCGACGTCCATCCGATGCAGAGTACGCCGAGTTGCGGAAGATGCATCCCGAACTGAAAGAGGCAATCGACGAAGTCCAGTATGCACCCAATATCGGTGTGCAGATGTTGAAGCTCCGTCGCGCTGCGGAAAAATACCCCGAGTTTCAGGAACTGATGCCGCCTGAGTCGCTCGATATTCAAACCCTCAAACGATTTGCTGAAGACGAAATTGAAGCCCGCTTCGAACGCGTCAAAGGGGTCTCGCAGTCGAATGTGATTGGCGGATTGGAAGACGAAATTCAGGTGATCGTCCATCCCGAACGGCTGGCCGCTCGCAGCTTAACCGTCTCGGACGTTCGTCGCGTGCTATCGGGCCAGAACGAAGACACCTCGGCGGGTGACTTCTGGGAAGGCAAACGCCGCTGGGTCGTTCGAACGCTCGGTCAGTTCCGCACGCCTGAACAAGTCGAAAATCAACTGCTGGCCGTCCGCGATGGCGTGCCGGTTTACGTGCGAGATATCGGCGAGGTACAGCATGGCTATAAGAAGCCAACCGGCATCATGCGACGGTTTGGTGAGTCGGCTATCGGTATCAACTGTGTGCGGGAAACGAATGCCAACGTACTGGACGTGATGGATGGCTTACGGCACGTGTGCCAGGAACTAGATGAAGGTCTGCTCAAATCACGCGGCTTGCAGTTGGTGCAGGTTTACGACGAAACCGACTACATCTACTCGTCGGTCGACCTCGTTCGGCAAAACATTTTCATCGGTGGTGCACTCACCATTTGCGTGTTGATGCTGTTTTTGCACCTGGGTGCTCGTACGCTGCTGCTGATTCCCCCGGCGATGGCCTTGGCCATCGCTTCGGCCACGGTTAGCGGCTGGCTGTTCATTCCTTGCTTGATCCTGCTCATCACGGCTGGCTTCTGGTTTGCACGTGGTGCACTGGTGGTCGCGCTGGCCATTCCGACCAGCATCATCGGCACGTTTTTGATCCTCGGTGTGCTGGGGCGATCGCTGAACGTGATCAGCCTGGCCGGTCTCGCGTTTGCCGTGGGGATGCTGGTCGATAACGCGGTCGTGGTGCTTGAGAATATCTACCGTCACTACCAAATGGGCGAACCCCCGTTGAAAGCGGCCTCGAAGGGAACGCAGGAAGTGTGGGGTGCCGTGTTTGCTTCGACGGCGACAACCGTTGCCGTGTTTTTACCGATCGTTTTCATACAGGAAGAAGCGGGGCAGTTGTTCCGGGACATTGCCTTGGCAATTAGTGCGGCCGTCGCGCTTTCGTTGGTCGTATCAATGTCAGTCATTCCGACAGCTGCCTCGCGACTCTTCCATCGCACCCCCAAGCACAAACGAGGTGCGATTGAAAAACAAAACGGCCAGCTACCGCGCCATGCCAACGCTGCGGCATCCGGAATCGAAGCTGGTATCAGCAATGCCGGCAGCAGTACGATCGAGGCCATCGTCAGTCTCAATCGCTGGTTGATGGGAAGTGTCACGCGGCGGGTTGCCATTATCGCACTCATTCTGGTTGGCACCGTGGGCATCAGTTGGGCGCTCTGGCCGAAGGTGGAGTACCTTCCCACCGGCAATCGCAACCTGGTGTTTGGGATTCTGCTGCCCCCGCCTGGCTACAATATCGATCAACTGATGACCCTCGGCGAGACCGTCGAAGAAGAACTGAAACCGTACTGGGATGTCGATCCAACCGATCCTGCCGTACAGAATGCCAAGTATCCGGCGATCAGCGATTTCTTCTTTGTCGCTCGTGGTCGCCAGGTGTTCATGGGGCTGCGAACCTACGACGACCAACGCTGCGGCGAACTGGTGCCGTTAGTTGCCAGTGTCGGAGCCAAGCTGCCAGGGACCTTCGCGGTGGCTAAGCAGTCGAGTCTCTTCGAACGTGGTCTGACCGCAGGGCGTACCGTTGAAATCGAAATCACCGGTCCCGAGCTCGACAAACTGGTCGAACTGGGTGGCGAAATGTTGATGCGCGTCAAAGGGGCTGGACCGTTCACCGGCAAGGGGCTCATTCCCGATGCCCAGGTTCGCCCGGTGCCGAGCTTGGACCTTTCGAGCCCGGAACTGCATATCGAACCCAAGCTAGTCCAGGCTGCGGAAATGGGGGTCAGCAGCGCCGACTTAGGCTATACGGCCAATGCCCTGATCGATGGTGCCTACGCCGGCGATTATTTCCTGGATGGCAAGAAGATCGACCTCACGATCATCGGTGAAACCAACTTCGCCGATAGCACGCAGAAGATTGGTGCATTACCGATCGCCACCCCAGGTGGTGAACTCGTTCCCCTGGCCGCGCTGGCTGACGTGAACATCAGTAGCGGTCCCGAGCAGATTAACCACCGCGAACGTCTTCGTTCGATCGCCATCGAAGTCTCTCCTCCTGAGATGATGCCATTGGAAAACGCCATGCAGTTGATCTCGACCCAACTGGTCGACCCGATGGTGGCCGAAGGAAAGATCCCGGCCGGTTACCGCGTCGGTCTTTCTGGGACGGCCGACAAGTTGACCGACACCTGGAAATCGTTGTGGGTGAATGTCGTTCTGGCGCTGGTGATCACCTATTTGCTGATGGCGGCCCTGTTTGAATCGTGGATCTATCCATTCGTGATTATCCTTTCGGTGCCGCTTGGGGCGGTCGGTGGTGTGATGGCCTTAGCGCTGTTGAATCTGTTTTACTTCCAATCGCTCGACGTGCTGACGATGCTCGGGTTCGTCATTCTGATTGGGACGGTGGTGAACAATCCGATCCTGATTGTGCATCAGGCGCTTAATCACATGCGGGAAGATGGCATGGACTTAAACGAGGCTGTGCTGGAAAGCGTTCGTTCTCGTATTCGCCCGATCTTCATGACCACGATGACCACCGTTTTGGGGTTGATGCCGCTGGTGCTGTTCCCTGGTTCTGGTAGCGAACTGTATCGCGGGCTCGGGAGCGTGGTGCTGGGCGGTTTGCTCGTTTCGACGTTCCTGACGCTGATCCTGGTACCGAGTCTGTTTAGCCTGACGGTAGAAGCGTACGACGCGTTGGTCGCCCCCTGGCGACGTGATGAAGATGATGACCTGCCGTTGGGTGGCCTGGAGGACGATGAATTCCAGCCCCATTCCCAGCCGGAATATGCTGCGGCCCCCAGTCATCAGTGA
- the mnmA gene encoding tRNA 2-thiouridine(34) synthase MnmA: MARVVLAMSGGVDSSVAAHLLKRDGHDVIGVFMRHGEESPVAECKLDAPGGGTALQILNQRADHKQGCCSASDAADARRVADRMDIPFYALNLQQEFGQIMEYFADEYIRGRTPNPCVMCNNWIKFGKLFDYADSIGAEYVATGHYAKLIPSSEADGVPRMVRGVDPGKDQTYVLFGIQRDYLKRMLLPVGDFHKDEIRAMAGETGLRVADKKDSQEICFVTSGKHDQFVKQRRPGAQTAGNFVLTDGSVVGQHDGIERFTIGQRKGLGIALGEPHYVVKIDPLENRVVLGRIEELGCAELTANNCNWLVEPQADEFRCEAMIRYNSAALPATVKLLPEGRIAVTFDEPRNGVAPGQAVVCYDGDTVLGGGWIE, encoded by the coding sequence TTGGCTCGCGTTGTTTTAGCTATGTCTGGGGGTGTCGACAGTAGTGTCGCCGCCCATTTGCTCAAGCGTGACGGTCACGACGTCATTGGGGTCTTTATGCGCCATGGCGAAGAGAGCCCCGTGGCTGAATGCAAGCTGGATGCCCCTGGGGGCGGTACGGCTCTGCAGATCCTCAACCAAAGGGCCGACCACAAGCAGGGCTGCTGCAGTGCTTCCGACGCCGCCGACGCGCGGCGCGTAGCCGACCGGATGGACATACCTTTCTATGCGCTGAACTTGCAACAAGAGTTCGGCCAGATCATGGAGTACTTCGCCGACGAGTACATCCGTGGCCGCACGCCGAACCCGTGCGTGATGTGCAACAACTGGATCAAGTTCGGCAAGCTGTTCGACTATGCCGACAGCATCGGGGCCGAGTACGTCGCCACCGGGCACTACGCGAAACTGATTCCTTCCAGCGAAGCAGATGGCGTTCCGCGGATGGTTCGCGGTGTCGATCCTGGCAAGGATCAAACGTACGTGCTGTTCGGCATTCAGCGCGACTACCTCAAGCGGATGCTGCTGCCGGTCGGCGATTTCCATAAAGACGAGATCCGCGCAATGGCGGGGGAGACGGGTCTGCGCGTGGCCGATAAGAAGGACAGCCAGGAAATCTGCTTCGTCACCAGCGGCAAGCACGATCAGTTTGTGAAGCAGCGGCGGCCGGGCGCACAGACGGCCGGCAACTTCGTGCTGACCGATGGGAGTGTCGTCGGCCAGCACGATGGGATCGAGCGGTTCACGATCGGCCAGCGAAAGGGTTTGGGCATTGCCTTGGGCGAGCCGCACTACGTGGTGAAGATCGATCCGCTTGAAAACCGGGTGGTGCTCGGGCGCATCGAAGAGCTGGGCTGTGCCGAGTTGACGGCCAACAACTGTAACTGGTTGGTTGAGCCCCAGGCCGATGAGTTCCGCTGCGAGGCGATGATCCGCTATAACAGTGCGGCATTGCCGGCCACGGTGAAGTTGCTGCCGGAGGGACGCATCGCGGTGACCTTCGACGAGCCTCGCAACGGCGTCGCCCCAGGTCAGGCCGTGGTCTGCTACGACGGCGACACAGTGCTGGGAGGCGGCTGGATCGAGTAA
- a CDS encoding response regulator: protein MAIRVLVADDHEVVRCGLKTLVADSDIEIVGEAATGDAAITMVDEIKPDVVLLDIRMPEGDGLTTLGRLKLDHPNLAILVLSTYDNPTYVARAVALGASGYVLKGDPRDRLLDAIRTAHRGENAWTRDELRRVTGALATPRLNADVEVPLTQRESEVLRQLALGLTNKEIAQALHISYETVKEHVQHILRKVGVSDRTQAAVWAVRKGLV, encoded by the coding sequence ATGGCAATTCGAGTATTAGTTGCGGACGACCACGAAGTGGTACGTTGCGGACTGAAGACACTGGTAGCAGACAGTGACATTGAAATTGTCGGCGAAGCGGCGACGGGGGACGCGGCGATCACGATGGTCGACGAGATTAAGCCGGACGTGGTGCTTCTCGACATTCGTATGCCCGAAGGAGACGGCTTGACGACGTTGGGGCGTCTCAAGCTTGATCATCCAAACCTGGCGATTCTCGTTCTCTCGACCTACGATAACCCAACGTACGTCGCACGTGCGGTTGCCTTAGGGGCAAGCGGTTATGTTCTGAAGGGGGATCCGCGTGATCGTCTGCTAGACGCGATTCGCACGGCGCATCGGGGCGAAAATGCCTGGACTCGCGACGAACTCCGCCGCGTGACTGGAGCGTTGGCTACGCCTCGTCTCAACGCCGACGTCGAAGTTCCTCTGACGCAGCGCGAAAGTGAAGTGCTCCGCCAACTGGCTCTGGGATTGACCAACAAGGAAATCGCCCAGGCACTGCACATCAGCTACGAAACGGTCAAAGAACACGTTCAGCATATCCTCCGCAAAGTGGGTGTGTCGGATCGTACTCAGGCAGCCGTTTGGGCCGTCCGCAAAGGCTTGGTTTAA
- a CDS encoding Hpt domain-containing protein — MNPTQNSLPDLRKLNQRLALNSVRVQAFLDGLTPRLDQLLQAVSEGNMAEVGRTSHFIHRCCDVYGYEELAEKAGEVCQAAAACESVDIVGRKVVRLIGAFGRTSEDTNTTIAM, encoded by the coding sequence ATGAATCCTACCCAAAATTCGCTTCCCGATCTGCGAAAACTCAACCAACGTCTGGCCCTCAACAGCGTTCGTGTTCAAGCGTTTCTCGATGGGCTGACACCGCGTCTGGACCAGCTTTTGCAAGCCGTCAGCGAAGGCAACATGGCCGAGGTAGGGCGTACGAGCCACTTTATCCATCGTTGTTGCGATGTGTATGGCTACGAAGAATTGGCCGAGAAAGCGGGCGAAGTCTGTCAGGCCGCTGCTGCTTGTGAATCGGTAGATATCGTTGGACGCAAGGTTGTACGACTGATCGGTGCGTTTGGCCGCACCAGCGAAGACACAAACACGACGATAGCGATGTAA
- a CDS encoding mandelate racemase/muconate lactonizing enzyme family protein codes for MTKPTDIVVRDVKPSTETIQYRTPMKFGGRVVTDVTLFNVEVTVETQNGQIGRGFGSMPMGNVWGWPSQQIDGSQTLKTMIEVAQRFSAAAGQLNEAAHPLQHARTLHPPLMDIGKQLEAEFLLPEAIPQLALLVAGSPIDAALHDAYGKALGLNSYNTLGKEFIAEDLASFLNEDFAGEYLDQYTTREPQPTMPLYHLVGALDPLDHDELEQPVGDGLPETLAQWIVADGLTHLKIKLNGDDLDWDVARVAKIDKVATAVQSQRGIDSWFYSLDFNEKCASVQYVLDFLAKLQEVSPSAMDRVQYIEQPTHRDLRKHPENKMHAAAKIKPVVIDESLIDLDTLFLSREQGYSGVALKACKGHSEALLMGAAAQKYKLFLCVQDLTCPGASFLHSASIAARLPTIAAIEGNGRQYCPLGNDGWRDRFPAMFNITDGTVGTGVLTGPGLGF; via the coding sequence ATGACCAAGCCCACGGATATTGTCGTTCGCGACGTTAAACCTTCGACGGAAACGATTCAGTATCGCACCCCCATGAAGTTTGGGGGACGCGTCGTCACCGACGTAACTCTTTTCAACGTCGAAGTCACTGTCGAAACCCAAAATGGCCAGATCGGCCGCGGCTTCGGTTCGATGCCTATGGGCAACGTCTGGGGATGGCCTTCCCAGCAGATCGATGGCAGCCAAACGCTCAAGACAATGATCGAAGTCGCCCAGCGGTTTTCGGCTGCGGCCGGCCAGTTGAACGAGGCTGCCCACCCGCTGCAGCATGCCCGTACGCTGCATCCGCCCTTGATGGATATCGGCAAACAGTTGGAGGCCGAGTTCTTACTGCCAGAAGCAATTCCGCAGCTGGCCTTGCTGGTCGCTGGTAGTCCCATCGACGCGGCTCTGCACGATGCCTACGGCAAGGCACTCGGGCTCAACAGCTACAACACGCTGGGCAAAGAGTTCATCGCCGAAGACCTTGCCAGCTTCTTGAACGAGGACTTCGCTGGCGAATACCTCGATCAGTACACCACGCGCGAGCCGCAGCCTACGATGCCGCTTTATCACCTGGTGGGGGCGCTCGATCCGCTGGATCATGACGAACTGGAACAGCCGGTCGGGGATGGCCTGCCAGAGACGCTTGCCCAGTGGATTGTGGCAGACGGTCTGACCCATCTGAAGATCAAGCTCAACGGAGACGATCTCGACTGGGACGTGGCCCGCGTTGCCAAGATCGATAAAGTCGCGACCGCCGTCCAGTCGCAGCGTGGTATCGACTCGTGGTTCTATTCGCTCGACTTCAACGAGAAATGCGCCAGCGTGCAATATGTGCTCGACTTCCTGGCCAAGCTTCAAGAGGTCAGCCCTTCAGCCATGGACCGCGTGCAGTACATCGAACAGCCAACCCATCGCGATCTGCGTAAGCATCCCGAAAACAAGATGCACGCCGCCGCAAAGATCAAGCCGGTGGTAATCGATGAATCGCTGATCGATCTCGACACTCTCTTTCTTTCGCGCGAACAAGGTTACAGCGGTGTCGCTTTGAAAGCATGCAAAGGGCACTCGGAAGCATTGCTGATGGGAGCCGCGGCTCAGAAGTACAAGCTGTTCCTCTGCGTGCAGGATCTGACCTGTCCCGGGGCCTCGTTCCTGCACTCGGCCAGCATTGCGGCCCGCTTGCCAACGATCGCTGCCATCGAAGGTAACGGCCGCCAATACTGCCCGCTAGGCAACGACGGCTGGCGAGACCGCTTCCCGGCCATGTTCAACATAACCGACGGTACGGTAGGTACCGGCGTACTGACTGGGCCTGGCTTGGGATTCTAA